A single region of the Erythrobacter sp. genome encodes:
- a CDS encoding DUF6702 family protein: MIRWLLALLAALVLALPASAHQQKTAISIVSHNARTGMLEVVHRVPLHDAEHALKRRGIAAPDIIGDIPSRREFVRYIAERFTVTHAGEPVAFTLLGSEIDGGSLVIYQEAPSPGPARASPCAR, translated from the coding sequence ATGATCCGCTGGCTGCTCGCGCTCCTCGCGGCGCTGGTGCTGGCGCTGCCGGCATCGGCGCACCAGCAGAAGACCGCGATCTCGATCGTCTCGCACAATGCGCGCACGGGGATGCTCGAAGTGGTCCACCGCGTGCCGCTCCACGATGCCGAACACGCATTGAAGCGGCGCGGGATCGCCGCGCCCGACATCATCGGCGACATCCCCAGCCGCCGCGAATTCGTGCGCTACATCGCGGAACGCTTCACCGTCACCCACGCGGGCGAGCCGGTCGCCTTCACGCTGCTCGGCAGCGAGATCGACGGGGGCAGCCTCGTCATTTACCAGGAAGCGCCCTCGCCCGGCCCGGCGCG